Part of the Campylobacter suis genome, CGTGCTATTTTGCTCTTTGTTTTTAGCTATATTGCTCCATTTGGATTTAACTGGTTTAACCTTGAAGCTACGCTTGTTTTAGGGGCTTTTGAGCCAAGCGTTCGAGGACTTGGCTTTGTATTTTTGGCAGCTATTTTGGCAAGCTATTTAAAGGGCGCCTTTAAACTTTTAGCTATCTTACTATGCTTTGTATGTGCCTTGCAGTTTAAAAGTGCAAGTGGTGCAAATTTGCCATTTTCACTTGAGCTTACAAACACCAAAATAGAGCAGACAAATCGCTGGAACAAAGACCTAAAAAACGAGCAAGTAGATGAAATTTTAGCCCTCATACAACAGGCTATAACGGCAAAAAAAGATGCCATACTTCTGCCAGAAAGCGCACTTCCTTTATTTATCACACACGAGCGATTTTTAAGACAAAGACTGCTTGAGCTTTCTAAAGATATAGCCATCATCTCAGGTGCACTAGCCCATGAAAATGAACAAAATTTTAATTCCGCATTTTTGTTTAAAGATGGCGAAATGTTACGATTTGACAAGCATATTTTAGTACCTTTTGGCGAAGAAATTCCATTGCCAAAATTTGCTAAAAATTTTATAAACAAGCTATTTTATGACGGAGCTAGCGACTTTGCAACAGCAAAAAAAGTTAGTGATTATGAGATTAAAGGTGTAAAAATTCGTAACGCCATCTGCTATGAGGCCACTACAAATGAGCTTCATAAAGGAGAGTTTGATGTTATGTTTGCTATCTCAAACAACGGCTGGTTTTTGCATAAAATTTTACCTTCGACACAGCCTATTTTACAAAGAAATTTACTAAAATACTACGCTACAAAGTATGGCAAAACGATATATCACAGCGTAAATGGCTCTAACTCAGAGATTATAGCTCCAAAACAAAGTCTGCTTAAAGGAAAATTTGGGCTCTAAACCGGCTTATCTTATAAAGCTTTTGTCTGCTGTTTCTTGTGTGACAGAATTTTGCATTAAGAGCCTGCTTATAAATTTATAGCTTGCCCCCTAATTTTTAGAAGGCAAGCAAAGGTGTTTTAAAAATTTTTGGTTAAATTTTAAAATTTTAGCTCAAGCAAGTTTTTTAAACATTTCTACGCTATCAAGCTTTTCCCAAGGATATTTTGCATTTCCAACCTGTCCTTTGGCAGCTACTTTTGCGTATAAAAATGTCTGTTCACTCGGACGATCTAATGCAAATTTTTGCGTTATCCAACGCGGAGTTAGGGCAAAATTTTCCATCACAAATGCTGATAGTTTATCATCATCAACGCTTGGTACATGCGTTCCCATCGTATCTACACTCACAGAAGTTGGCTTTGCCACGCCGATAGCATAGCTTAGCTGCACGACACATTTTTTAGCAAGCCCTGCTGCAACGATATTTTTAGCTATATATCTAGCCGCATAAAGTCCGCTACGATCGACCTTTGTATAATCCTTGCTAGACTGAGCGCCCCCGCCTATCGGAGCGTATCCACCAAAGCTATCTACGATAAGTTTTCTGCCTGTTAAGCCGCTATCGTGAAGTGAGCTGTGATTTACATATCTGCCAGTTGGATTTATGTAAATTATCGTTTTTTCCTTATTATAAAGGCTTTTTGGCAAGCCTGCTTCATCGATTAAATTTTGCACTAAAGCCCTAAGTGTAGCTATATCCATACTCTCAACACAAGGAGCAGAAACAACGATAGTATGTATGCTTTGCGGACGGCAACTTTCAAAGTTATCTTTATTTCCATAATCAATTGTAACCTGCGTTTTTATATCCACGCCTAGCTTATCGGGATTTTCCTTTGCAAATTTATAAACCTTATCACAAAGCATTCTTGCATAAGTGATAGCCGCTGGCATATACTCATCTGCCTCGCAACTTGCAAAGCCAAACATTATACCTTGATCGCCAGCCCCTATTTCGCCGTCTTGTTGATCAACACCTTGATTTATATCTGGGCTTTGCTGATTTATACAAACCTTAACTTCGATATCATCTGGATGCAAGCACTGCTGTTTTGTAAAGTATGGGTTGCCGTTATAGCCTATGTGAGCAAGAGCGTCTTTTACGATGTATTCGTAGTCTTTATAGGATAAGGCAACTTTTGAGTTTATCTCTCCGCCTATGATTATATTTTTACCAGCGACAAAGACCTCGCTTGCGACCCTGCCATTTGGATCTTGGGTGAGAATTTTATCCACGATACTATCTGCTATAATGTCGGCGCACTTGTCAGGATGTCCCGGACTAACCACTTCTGAGGTAAATAAATACATTAAAATTTCCTTCTTTATTTCTTAAAAATTGCATAATTGTAACATTTGTAGTTGAAATTTTTATTAATCAATTATTAAAAATATAAAATTCTGCTTTTTTTCGCTATACTTTTGGCAACTAATTTAAAACAAAGGTTAAACATGAATGCTATTTCAAACTTAGCCAGACGCTATGCTGACGGCAATATGATCATTCAAATTTTAGTAGGTATCACACTTGGTCTTATCATTGGTTTTTGGGCTCATTCACAGCTTGGTGCTAGTGAACAAGCAGCAGCTTTTGCAGGTAAAGTTATAAGTAGCATAGCAGTACTTGGAAACCTTTTTGTTGGAGCGCTTAAAGCTATCGCTCCAGTTCTTGTATTTGTTCTTGTTGCAACTTCGATTATCACGAAAGAATTTGGCGAAGCAAAAGGCATGGGAAAGATAGTTTTTATCTATCTTTTAGGTACACTTTTAGCCTCTGTAGCGGCTGTTTGCGTTAGCTTTTTATTTCCAGTTGAGCTTATCCTTAAAAATGTAAATGCTGCCGAACTTGGGGCACCTCAAAATGTTGTTGATGTTTTAAAAGATCTTATCTTTAAAATAGTTCAAAACCCAGTTACCGCCCTAAGCACTGGCAATTATATAGGCATCATAGCTTGGGCTGTTGGTGGCGGTATCGCGATGAGAAACTGCACAAAAGAGACAAAAAATTTATTTAAAGATGTAAGCGATGGTGTAACAAAAATAGTTCGCTTTATTATCCGCCTTGCTCCTTTTGGTATCTTTGGTCTTGTTGCTACAAGCATTTATGAAACAGGATTTGATGCTCTTGCTGGATACTTAAAACTTATCGTAGTTTTAGTTGGCACAATGCTATTTTGTGCGTTTGTTATCAATGCTCTCATTGGCTTTTTGATAACTGGCAAAAACCCTTACCCTATCATTATAACATCTATAAAAGAGAGTGCTATAACCGCATTTTTTACGCGTAGCTCAGCAGCAAATATACCTGTAAATATGGCACTTTGCAAAAGACTTGGGCTAAAAGAAGAGCTTTACTCTATCTCTATTCCACTTGGTGCGACGATAAATATGGGTGGCGCAGCAGTTACTATCTCTGTGCTTGCGCTGGCTGCTGTAAATTCTCTTAATCATGTCAGCGTTACATTTGGTGACGCTGTGCTTTTAAGCTTTATCTCGGCCATTGGTGCTTGCGGTGCTTCTGGTGTGGCTGGTGGCTCACTACTACTTATCCCGCTTGCATGCGCACTTTTTGGTATAAACAACGACATAGCAATGCAAGTTGTTGCCGTTGGTTTTATAATAGGCGTCGTTCAAGATAGTGTAGAAACAGCCCTAAACAGCTCATCTGATGTCGTCTTTACAGCTTTTGCAAGTCAAACGATAAAGGATTAAATTTAGCCCTACTTTGGGCTAAATTCTCTTTTTTTAAATAACTTTGTGTAAAATACTAAAAATAATTTTTTAGGATTTTACATGATGAACACTTGGGACTTAACTCCACTTTTTAAAAATACTGATGAACTTGAGAGTTTTAGCAAGACAACCATAAGTAACTGCGCAGAATTTTCACAGAAATTTTCAAGCAAACTAAATGCTCTAGCGCCAGAAGATTTTAATAAAGCACTTAAACTTTATGAGATCCTAAATGCCGATATATCAAAGATAATGACATACGCATTTTTGGTATTTGCCAAAGATACTAAAAAAGGTGCATTTTATGCAAAATTTGAAGAGCTTTGCACTAAAGCCCAGCAAAGCTTACTCTTTTTTGAGCTTGAGTTTAACAAGCTTGATGAAAGCAAACAAAACAGCTTCATAAGTGCTTCTTTAAACCATACCTACTATCTGCAAAATTTACAAAAACAAAAACCACATCAACTAAGCATAAAAGAAGAAGAGGTCTTGCTGCGCACGGCAAGTACTGGAGCCCAGGCATTTGCTAGGCTTTTTGATGAGAGCATGAGTGCAATGAAATTTGAGTTTCGTGGCGAACATTTAGGCGAAGAAGAAATTTTAAGCAAACTTCATGATGCTGATCGAAGCGTACGAAAAGACGCTGCAGAGTCGCTTTCAGCTGAGCTTTCACGCCATCAACACCTACTAACTTTTATCTATAATATGATAAAAACTGATTTAAAAACTGATTGTGAGCTAAGAGGTTTTAGCTCTCCAGAAGCGCCACGCCATCTTGATAATCAAATCACAAAAAAAAGCGTAGATGCTCTTATAATGGCCAGTGAAAATAGCTTTAACCTAGTTCATATATACTATAATAAAAAGCGCGAAATTTTAGGCTTTAACGAGCTTTACGACTATGATAGATATGCTCCTTTAGAAGCTAAAAACGAGAGCTACTCATTTGAAAAAAGTAAAGAGATAGTGCTTGATGCTTTTAATAAATTTAGTACTAAATTTGGCAAAATAGCAAATCAAGCTTTTAACGAAGGCTGGATAGATGTCTATCCGAGTGATTCAAAGCGTGGTGGAGCTTTTAGCCACCCAGGCTCTGCTGACGCCCACCCTTATGTGCTGCTTAATCACACTAACCAACGAAGGGATCTTTTTACACTTGCACATGAGTTAGGACATGCAATACATCAAAATTTAAGCTACAGCGTAGGCTACCTAAACTCGGACACGCCGCTAACCACAGCAGAAACAGCCTCAGTTTTTTGTGAGATGCTTGTGTTTGACTATGTTAAAAATACGCTTAGTGGCAAAGAAAAACAAGCCTTACTCGCTGGCAAACTAGAAGATATATTTGCCACGCTTTACCGTCAAATAAACTTTACAACCTTTGAGCGCCGAGTGCATAGCCATGAAGGCGAGATATCAAGCCAAGTGCTAAATAAAATTTGGCGAGAAGAGAGTCAAAAAATGTTTGGCAAAAGTGTTGTTTTGTGCGAGCATTACGATATTTGGCATAGTTATATACCACACTTTATCCATACGCCATTTTACTGCTATGCCTACTCTTATGCACAGCTTTTAGTGCTTGCGCTTTTTGGACTTTACAAGAGTGCAAAGTGTGAAAATTTTGTAGAAATTTACACAAAATTTCTAGCCAGTGGAGGAAGTAAAAGCCCGCAAGAGCTTGTGGGAATGTTTGGTTTTGACATAGATGATGAAAAATTTCGGCAAATAGGCCTTAAAGAGATAGAAAAAATGTTAAAAGAATTTGAGGAGACAGTATGCTAAATGAGCTTTTAAATAACGAAAAATTCGCACTTTTAATGAAAATGCATGTGTATGAATGTGTTGATTTTTTACTGCAAAATGGCACAGACTTTGCCATCGTTGCAAATCTTGACTTAACAAGCTTTGATCCGCCCCTACCAGATGAAATAGCAGCCTCTTTTTCGCACAAAGTCATAGTTTTTGCACTTGGTGGCTATACTTTTGAGAGCGCAAAACTCACACAAGATACGCTAAGCTTTGAAGCTGGCTTTGGGGCAAATGACTTTGCTTCTGTTGTTAGCGTTAAGCTCTCTGGTATAGTGCAGATCATGGTTGAAGAAAATGCCATTATGATAAATTTTGCCGTTGCAAAACCAAAAAAAGAGAGTAAAAAATCTATGTCAATATTTAAGTCAAATCCCAAAAACAAAGGCATTTTAGGCAAAAAACATTGAATTTACTCACAAAACGAGCAAATTCAAACAAAAGCTAAAAATTTCAACTAACTTTTAGTAAAAATTTAATATAAAAATAGTCCTATTTCAAAACAAAGGAGAAAGAGTGAGAAAAGCATTTTTTTCATTTTTGGCACTATTCGCCGCCGTCTTTCTAACGGGTTGTGGTGATGACAAAGTTGCTAGCGCACAAACTGACGCGATAGCCAAGATCAAAGAACAAGGTTTCGTTCGTATCGGTGTTTTTAGTGACAAGCCACCGTTTGGCTATGTCAATAAGGATGGCAAAAACCAAGGATATGACATCTACTTTGCAAAGCGCATCGCAAAGGATTTGCTTGGCGATGAAAACAAGGTAAAATTTGAGCTAGTTGAAGCCGCCAGCAGAGCTGAAGTCCTAGTAGCAAATAAAGTTGACATCACACTTGCAAATTTTACAAAAACACCTGAGCGCTCAAAAGTGGTTGACTTTGCACTACCATATATGAAGGTCTCGCTAGGTCTTGTTAGCCCAGAGGGCGAGCTTATAACCGATATAGCACAGCTAAAAGGCAAGAAGCTTATCGTAAATAAAGGTACGACAGCGGATGCATATTTTACTAAAAATCATCCAGAAATCGAGCTTTTAAAATTTGACCACAACACAGAAACCTTTGCAGCGCTTCTTGATAAGCGTGGTGTGGCACTTGCTCACGATAATGCTATGCTTTTTGCATGGGTCAAGGAAAATGCTGGCTTTAAGGTCGGCATAGAAGCTTTTGGCGATGTTGATGTTATTGCGCCAGCTGTAAAAAAAGGAAATACAGTTTTACTTGAGTGGCTAAACAAAGAGATTGAAACGCTTGGAAAAGAAAATTTCTTTCATAAGGCATACGACGCTACACTAAAACCAGTATATGGCGATAGCGTAAATCCTGAGTCACTTGTAGTTGAGGGCGGAAAAATTTAAAAATGAGGTCGGGCTCTCCGACCTTTTTGTCATTCTAACTATTTTAAAAATCTAAATATCTTTTCTAGCTCTATTTCTTATGACATCATAAACTAGAACACCGAATACCGACATCATAAGTCCGGCAAGTGCCGCTATAGCAAGTATTATAGCCTTTCTTGGCTTCACAGGTCGCTCAGAGATAGCTATATCTGAGACTATGGCTGTGTTTTGATAGTTATACGGCTTTAGGCTAAGTTCAATGAGAGATTTTTGGTCTAGTAATTTATTTAACTCTTCAGTTTGAAGTGTGGCAAGCTCTCTCTGAAGAGTAAGAAGCTTGTCGTTCATGATGGTGTCTTTTTCTGAGTTTAGATTTTCTAAGTCTATATTTATTAGTCTATCAAGTCTATCTTGAGCATTTGGCTTAGTTTGTGAAAAAAGAGCGTATTTTTGCCCCTCTAAAGATAATAAATTTTGCTCAATACTTGAAATTTGAGAATATATACCTTGTTTTAGCATTTGTTTTTGCAAAATATTATCCATACTATCTTTATCATGTATCTGTAAATTTTCTAACTCTTTTTTGTATCTTGCCATTTTATCACTGTTTATTTCTAATGATTTTTCTATACTAGGCAAAACAATATCGTCAATTGCCATTAAGGCACGTTTTGCCTCTGGTATGGTTTTTTCTTGCATATACGCTATTTGGCGATTTATACGTGGCAACTGAGTATTTTTAATATACTCTATTTGCTCTTGTTTTTCAACTATTTTATAATCTTTTAAAAATTTTATTTGTCGCTCTACATCTGCTAAGTTGATTTTTTTATTATCTAAATAAACACTTAGTTTATTTTTATGCTCGTCTGATAGATTATTTACTATTTCATATATTTTTGCCTTAGCAATATCATTAGATATAGCAAAAACATCTATATTTAAGAAATTTCGCTTTCCTCTAACTGCTGTAATTTTATACTCCAAGTTACTATCGCTTTTTAAAAATTGCAATTTACGCACCACATCATCAGCATTAGCTAATTGTATATTTTCCATAGTATCTTCATGTTTAAAATATCCAATTTCAACAAGTGCTGAAGCTTTATACATTGGAATTTTTATTGATGTATAAAATAACGATAATGTAGCAAAAATAAAAGTAATAGTTAATATGTATTTTTTATATCTCCATACTTTTTTAAACAATTCTAATATATCTATTTCATCATCTTGATAAGTAGCTTGTTGATTATGATTTTCAATCATAAATACCTCCTTTTATTAACTAATAATTTAAGTTTAATTATAGTAAAATAATGCTTAAAAAATAAATGGTGGTATGATTTGCCTTTGATAATTCTTGGTAATAAATATAAATTTGATCAGTTAGATATAGATAGACTAAATGTAAAATTTAAAAAAATTGACTTTGTGAAAATTACTGGCCGAAGCTCGCGCGATGTGCGAAAAGATATAGAAACACTAATAAGCACAAGATCGTATAAATATCTCATCATAAACACAAAAGCTACCGTCGATCCTAAGATGATAAAGTATCTAACACTGCTTCAATTTCGCCATCAGCATAAAAAAATACGTATTATAACAATAGAAAAGTTGCTAGATAAATACCTAAAAAAATGCTATATACCTGATGACGATAGGGACTTGAAATTTTTAAACGATATAAGACCATATAATACTTTTGAATTGGTTTTAAAAAGAGCGGTAGACTATGCTGGAGCGTTTGTTCTTTTGATAGTACATTTTTTTATAAAATTTTATGTCAAAAAAAAGATAGATGAGCAGTCACCGGGGGTGCTGTACTTCGCTCAAAATAGGGTTGGATTAAATGCTAAAATTTTTAAATGCTATAAATTTAGGACAATGCATGAAAATTCGCATCACAACCCATATACGCAAAAAGGCGATGAAAGGGTGTTTGAGTTTGCCGAGTTTATGCGCAAGGCTCGTATTGATGAGATCCCGCAGTATAAAAATATACTAAATGGCGAAATGCACTTAATTGGACCTCGCGCTGAGTGGAATATACTCGTAAATGAATATGAAAAAGAGATACCATATTATAACGAACGACATCTCGTAAGACCTGGCATCACTGGCTGGGCTCAGGTAAATTACCCATATGGTGCAAATGCGTATGATACAAAACAAAAACTAATGTATGATCTATACTACATAAAGCACTGGTCGCTTTGGTTAGAAATTCTTACCATTGTAAAAACCGTACTTGTTGTATTTGGTAAGAGAGGGCAATAATTTCTAAGACCTGAGCAACTTATATACATTTTTTAGTATAGATTTTGGCATTAGTCTAAGCGGTATTTTTATAATTGCCATCTTTATAAACTCAAAACTACTCAAAAATCCCAAATTTTTCATGGCTTTTAAAAGAGCAAATTCATATTTTGCATACCTTAAGCCACTTCGTCTGCTTAGTTGACTTGTGCCAGCTCGCATATTTACCAAAGCTTCTTGAATATTATAAAATTTCGCACCATTCATAATCATCCTAACCCATAAATAATAATCTTCTAAAAATATCATTTTTTGATAGCTTCCAGCTGATAAGACAGCTGACTTTTTAAACATTACACTTGGATGATTTATGGGTGATCTTATTTTTGCAAATTTTACTATTTCATCATGGGTTTGTGGAAGTTTACGATAAGATAAAATTTCGTTTTCATCGCTATCAAATTCGCTAATCCAACTACCACAAATATCAATATCTAGATTATTTTTAAAAATAGAAATTTGTTTTTCAAAACGACTTGGCGCCGATATATCATCGCTATCCATTCTAGCAACAAGCTCATATTTGCACTCATCAAGACCTTTATTTAAAGCATCGCCTAGCCCCATGTTTTTTTTTAGTGTTTTGATAGCTAGCACTTCTCCAAGCTTGTTTTTCCATTTAGTTATTACGTCATACAGCTCATCTGTAAGCTTACCATCTTCTACTAAAACTATTTGATTTGGTTTAAGTATTTGCTCATCCCAAATGCTAACCATCGCCCTATTTAAAAACTCAGCATTTTCTTTGAAATATACAGACATTAAGACACTAAAATTCATAAAGCTTTTCTCACTGTTTGAAATTTATTGAAAATAAAATAGATTGTTTATATATAAACATAAAAGTCCATAGCAACATGGCAAAACTTACTAACATCATCAATATTAAAATATAATGTAAAAAATCATAATATATAGAAAAAGGAATAATAATAAGCAAGAAACCGCCCCAGTCTAAATTTTTATATAATTTTAATAATGCACCCTGTCTTACTCTTTTATCCGTGCCGTCTTCTAGCTGCTTTTGTGATTTTACTAAAGATAATTTCAAATATGCTGTTCTAGAATATAAACTCATAAATGAAGATATGGCACCTAAAATAAACCATATAATATCATCATATAAATTTGTCAAATAATATCCTAAAGATGTCCAAAGTAAAGATATAACTAGATAACCAGCAAAAGCATCAAAAAATTCGCCCAACGGATTAATAATCTGTTTTTTATAAAATAAAGTTCTTGCTAACGAGCCATCAGCACAATCAAATATCATAAAAACAATAAAAAATAAACTACCGATAATCACTATTGATTTACTATGTCCAAAAATCACAAATATTGAACCAATTACAAATATAAACATAGAAACTATCGATATTTTATTTGGTGTCAATCTAAAAACATTATAAAATAAAGGTAAAAGATGTATAGCTAAGGGTCTATAAAAATATCTATCAAGCAGTGTTAGTGTTTGAAGTTTTTCTTTATCCACGCTATATTGTTTAAAGTCTTGTAGTATCAATTTCATATGAATCTCTCTTTAATAAATTTTTAAAAATTTTTAAAAAAATAATTATCACTATAGCAAAAATAAACTTTATAATAAATATAGCAAAACTACTTCTTGGCATCCATATCAGAGCTTGAACTAAAAAAGTTGCAATAAAAAAACCATATTTCTTAAATATCAATTTATTTTGGATATATATTATAAAAATCCCTAAAAAGAAACTAAAAAATGCTAAAAAAATTATATTTCCCCCAATAAAATATAATTCCATTATATAAGAAGACCCTGTTCCTCCTCCAAGCAAGTAAGCTGTGGGATTTAAAAAATATTCCAATTTTTCTACAATATACCAACTTTGTTCTAAACTCAAAAGAGAACGTGGCTCAACTTGTCCGGTAAATAAAAGATATTTGCTGTAAAAAGGGGCAAATAAATTTAAAAATCCCTCATATCCATTAACAAAAAATAATTCTTTAAATTCAAACATAAATCCTAGCACAAGCAAAGAAACACCTTGCTGATAAAAAAAGCTAGTTAGGTATTTTATCCCTTCTTTATCAAGCTCAAAATCATATTTAGTCAATAAGGTTATTTGCGATAAAATAACTATAGAAAATACTATGCAAAGTAAAATTTTAAAATTAATTTTTAAATTATACAAAACAGACAAAGACCAAAGCGTAGTTATTGTTACAATTAAAAACTCAGCTCTCATGCCAGTAAAAATATAAGAAGAATACATAAAGATAAAAAATAATGAAAGCCTGTAGGCATATTTCTTAGGAGGTTTATTTGCTAAAATTATAAAAAAGCCGATATAAAAAAAGTCATCAAATATTCTTACAAAAGTCGGCAATATGTGATTTCCAGAGTAAATAGCAAAATAGCCAAAATTGTTGAGTATATTAAAATAAAAATAAACTTTATAAAAAAAACAAAAACCACCTATAAAGAATAAACAATACCCTATTGTTTTATCTAATGCAAGTGATTGCTGAATTTTTTTAAGAGAATTATTTTTATATATTTTATATCCGTAAATAAATCCAATGTGTAAAAAAAGTAATGAAAAAATTAAAATAAAATTAATATTCAGCATAGTTTTATTTGAAAAATAAAAGTATTCCATCCATTGAGATTCTCCATAGCTATCAAAAACACTAGGCAAAAATAAATGCATAAAAATTCTAGCCAATAAAAAAATGCATATACATCCTATAAAAACAATATCTAAACTTAACCAATTTTTAGAATTTTTATGAGAATGATATATGATATAAATTGTTATAAAGAATAATTGCAGTTCAAGCAAAGGCAAAAACCAGTCACTAACCAAATAAAAGCCAATATATTGAATTAATATAAACAAAATGAGACATAAAGAAGTAAAAATATCTTTTTTAATATACAAGTATTTCATTCCACTTCTTTACTACTACATCTATATTATATTCAGAAATGCTTTCATATCCAGTATCTGAAATTTTTTTCATCATTTGTTCATTTTTTGCAATATCCAAAATTAAAGAATATAATTCTTTTGTTTTTCCTATATCAAATAAAAAACCATTTTTTTTATCTTTTACTAATTTTTTACCGCCTTGCGTTTTAGATGATACCACACAGCATTTACAAGCCATAGCTTCTATTATTGTCATTGGCATACCCTCGGCTGTTGATGGCATGATAAAAATTTTTGATCTTTCAAAAAATGGCTTAGTATTATTTGTACCATTGATAAATTCTATATTTTTTAATTTTAATTTTTTGGCAAGACTTATTGCCTTATTCTTATCCTCGCCTTCGCCAACTATCTCAAGTTTCCATTCTGGTAAATACTTATGCGCATATTCCCAGGCATACAAAAGTGTATCTATACCTTTTTTATATGTTACTCTGCCCAAAAATAATAATATATTTTCTTTTTTTTCAAATACTACATTATTCCCCACAAAACTAACTGGATTAGCAATAAAAAACAATTTATTTAAATTAACCTGAGTAGGATAATTTTCTTCATTGTTATACAAGCACACAACTTTATCAAAGGAATCAAAAATCATTTTTACTCTATGCCTAGTCCAAAATCTGCCAATATAAAATTTCCTAAAATCATGGCTTCCACCATGGTGCATATATATTAAATTAATATTTTTAAATAATCCTAATTTTCGTAATATCCAAATTGGTTCAATATATAAAGACTTATTGAAAATTATATTTGTGTGAATGCGAGATTTTAAAAATAAATACATTTTAAAAGTATTTGGAATAATATCAAATATTTTTAATAATTTAAATTTAAATTTAAATTTCACAATAGTAAATTTAACCCTATTATCTAAGTCAAAAAAAGGTTTACCTTCTTTAACTGAAACATTTTCCACTTCATAACCTTTTTTTATAAAATAATTACTCCAATTGGTTATAACCCTAACGACCCCACCCATAGTAACTAACGATTCAGTTACAAAAATTATTTTTTTCATATTTTTTCAGCTCTGTTTCTAAGAAATTTAAAATTTTAGGCATTGAATCAAATTTGATTTCATTAAAAAAATCATTAATTTTTTCTCTGCGATCAAAAAAATAAGTATTATCATCCAAAAGTCTAATAATATTATTTTTAAACTCTTGCAATGTTTGTATTTTTGGACCAGGATTAATATCGTCAAAATTAAAATTTAGTCCTTTTGTAGATAAATATTCATTTAAATCATACGGCAAGAGAATAATTGGTTTTTTAAGCAATAAAAAATCTATCCAAATGCCAGAATAATCAGATATAACTAAATCAAAAATATTTAATATATCATTTATATTTTGAATTTTTGTTTGATCGAGAATTTTTATATTTGAATATTCTTTTATGTTTATTTTTTCTAAGGAATGTGGTCTAACAAAAAATACAATATTATTTTTTTTCAAAAAAGAATTAAAATCTTCAAATGAGAAATATTCAAAAGGAAAATATTTTACTGTATTTTTTAAACTTGTCCCATATTTTGATTTTCTCCATGTTGGAGCATATAAAACAAATCTAGAATTTATATCTATATTTTTAAAAATATTTGACAT contains:
- a CDS encoding sugar transferase, which codes for MIILGNKYKFDQLDIDRLNVKFKKIDFVKITGRSSRDVRKDIETLISTRSYKYLIINTKATVDPKMIKYLTLLQFRHQHKKIRIITIEKLLDKYLKKCYIPDDDRDLKFLNDIRPYNTFELVLKRAVDYAGAFVLLIVHFFIKFYVKKKIDEQSPGVLYFAQNRVGLNAKIFKCYKFRTMHENSHHNPYTQKGDERVFEFAEFMRKARIDEIPQYKNILNGEMHLIGPRAEWNILVNEYEKEIPYYNERHLVRPGITGWAQVNYPYGANAYDTKQKLMYDLYYIKHWSLWLEILTIVKTVLVVFGKRGQ
- a CDS encoding glycosyltransferase, whose protein sequence is MNFSVLMSVYFKENAEFLNRAMVSIWDEQILKPNQIVLVEDGKLTDELYDVITKWKNKLGEVLAIKTLKKNMGLGDALNKGLDECKYELVARMDSDDISAPSRFEKQISIFKNNLDIDICGSWISEFDSDENEILSYRKLPQTHDEIVKFAKIRSPINHPSVMFKKSAVLSAGSYQKMIFLEDYYLWVRMIMNGAKFYNIQEALVNMRAGTSQLSRRSGLRYAKYEFALLKAMKNLGFLSSFEFIKMAIIKIPLRLMPKSILKNVYKLLRS
- a CDS encoding CDP-alcohol phosphatidyltransferase family protein, producing MKLILQDFKQYSVDKEKLQTLTLLDRYFYRPLAIHLLPLFYNVFRLTPNKISIVSMFIFVIGSIFVIFGHSKSIVIIGSLFFIVFMIFDCADGSLARTLFYKKQIINPLGEFFDAFAGYLVISLLWTSLGYYLTNLYDDIIWFILGAISSFMSLYSRTAYLKLSLVKSQKQLEDGTDKRVRQGALLKLYKNLDWGGFLLIIIPFSIYYDFLHYILILMMLVSFAMLLWTFMFIYKQSILFSINFKQ
- a CDS encoding Wzz/FepE/Etk N-terminal domain-containing protein, with the translated sequence MIENHNQQATYQDDEIDILELFKKVWRYKKYILTITFIFATLSLFYTSIKIPMYKASALVEIGYFKHEDTMENIQLANADDVVRKLQFLKSDSNLEYKITAVRGKRNFLNIDVFAISNDIAKAKIYEIVNNLSDEHKNKLSVYLDNKKINLADVERQIKFLKDYKIVEKQEQIEYIKNTQLPRINRQIAYMQEKTIPEAKRALMAIDDIVLPSIEKSLEINSDKMARYKKELENLQIHDKDSMDNILQKQMLKQGIYSQISSIEQNLLSLEGQKYALFSQTKPNAQDRLDRLINIDLENLNSEKDTIMNDKLLTLQRELATLQTEELNKLLDQKSLIELSLKPYNYQNTAIVSDIAISERPVKPRKAIILAIAALAGLMMSVFGVLVYDVIRNRARKDI
- the wzy gene encoding O-antigen polysaccharide polymerase Wzy — its product is MKYLYIKKDIFTSLCLILFILIQYIGFYLVSDWFLPLLELQLFFITIYIIYHSHKNSKNWLSLDIVFIGCICIFLLARIFMHLFLPSVFDSYGESQWMEYFYFSNKTMLNINFILIFSLLFLHIGFIYGYKIYKNNSLKKIQQSLALDKTIGYCLFFIGGFCFFYKVYFYFNILNNFGYFAIYSGNHILPTFVRIFDDFFYIGFFIILANKPPKKYAYRLSLFFIFMYSSYIFTGMRAEFLIVTITTLWSLSVLYNLKINFKILLCIVFSIVILSQITLLTKYDFELDKEGIKYLTSFFYQQGVSLLVLGFMFEFKELFFVNGYEGFLNLFAPFYSKYLLFTGQVEPRSLLSLEQSWYIVEKLEYFLNPTAYLLGGGTGSSYIMELYFIGGNIIFLAFFSFFLGIFIIYIQNKLIFKKYGFFIATFLVQALIWMPRSSFAIFIIKFIFAIVIIIFLKIFKNLLKRDSYEIDTTRL
- a CDS encoding glycosyltransferase; its protein translation is MKKIIFVTESLVTMGGVVRVITNWSNYFIKKGYEVENVSVKEGKPFFDLDNRVKFTIVKFKFKFKLLKIFDIIPNTFKMYLFLKSRIHTNIIFNKSLYIEPIWILRKLGLFKNINLIYMHHGGSHDFRKFYIGRFWTRHRVKMIFDSFDKVVCLYNNEENYPTQVNLNKLFFIANPVSFVGNNVVFEKKENILLFLGRVTYKKGIDTLLYAWEYAHKYLPEWKLEIVGEGEDKNKAISLAKKLKLKNIEFINGTNNTKPFFERSKIFIMPSTAEGMPMTIIEAMACKCCVVSSKTQGGKKLVKDKKNGFLFDIGKTKELYSLILDIAKNEQMMKKISDTGYESISEYNIDVVVKKWNEILVY